The window tttgattctcaacttatttttttattgtttttttgttatgttttttattttcatatcatgtttttatttaataagattgAGTGAGTCCAATATAATGGTTAAAAGATCTCAATATTACTTCTAACAACAGGTTAATGATCATTACTAAACACACTTATTTGTGCTTGAATAAATGATCACATGCATCCATCCAAACAATATTGAAAAGTAAACGatgttattaataatttaataagatgAATTTAACATTGATGAAAAAGGTGGAGTAGTAAGACTAAGAGGAGAAGAggacatttttttattacctAATAGAGAAGGAAGTAAATAACATACATCACAAAAGACACGTGCCATCTAGGGGCAAAGTCACGTGATGCTCACCAAAAGTGTAGGAGCTGGTTGCATCATGAGGAAGCACAGCTAGAGAGGTGAGCAATTATGTTATTTTGgtatgaaaaataaatgatatattaaacCTAAATTTAAATTCTTCCTCTAATgggaaaatttgacgaaatgatctTAAAAAGGGAGTAAATGAGTTGGTGTTGGTGACCACTCCATATTTATTTGACAAAATTGCCCCTGTCGCGAAACGCAACCGGCGGTTGTGAAACGCAAACGGATGTCGTGTGAAAAATTTACAATCGGATTGttggttgcgtctcgcgattggaTTGCATCTCGCGAAtaccggttgcgtctcgcaaatgccgattgcgtctcgcgattgtcgTTTGCGTCTCGCGCCGATTGCGTCTTGCGAATGCCGGTTGCGTTTCGCGATTGCCGATTGTGTCTCGCGATTGCCAGTTGCGTCTCGTTAATTCGCAATCGGGAGTGCGTCTCGCgattctggacttttcacatgTCATCCGTTTGCGTATCGCGACAGGGACAAttctgtaaaaaaaatatgaagtggtcaccagcgcatttaaaattatgcgtTTTGTGTTTaagtatattatgataaaaataaatatattaggggtaaaaagattcaaattcgattttcattcaaaatatcttaaattgaaACATGATGTtatcattattatcattatcattatcattattattattattattatttcggTAAGAATTGTcctaacttttaaaataaataaataaataattcaattaaaattttatttataaaatgaattattgatCTTATTTAACGACATTTCCTTCTATCAATagaatataatgtttatttataataataaaattgactAAATGATAGATATAGTGaaccaaattattattattaatattttttaaataaatcagtTGATACTTGATATGATAAGCAATGCAAGTTAGCCTTTGCCTTCACCTCAAGCCTTCCAATCTGGGCCATGGCCCAAAGGGGGGACAATCCTTGGGCATCCCATGTGTTATGTGTGGCCCACCTACACATTTAGTAAAGGTTTAGTTAGTTAATTgttctatttttatcttttttttaatatatatttctaaaaaaaaacttactttaCAATTGTAAATTATTGATGTGGATGGATAATATGGATATGTTTCTGTTTGAAATGTCTTTAGGATCCAGTAGGGTAGGATCTGGTCCTAAACCCAAACCAAAATGAAAAGGGCATTTGACAATTTAGACTAAGGGTGTCCCTTGTTTTTAGGTCAAGAGGTGGTTAGCCAATCAATGAAAGAGGTTAGTGTATGATCCCTAACAAAATGGCACATTCCTAGAGTAGGGACTAAGGTTGTCCTTTCATTTACAtcttttcacaaaaaaaatttcttttaattacaTCAATTAAGTTATTTCACAAAatacaaatacatatatatatatatatatatatatatatatatatatatatatgtaggaTATAATTGATTCAAACCAACTTCCAAACAACCCCAcatattatgaatatatatatatatatatatatatatataaagattttcAACAAACAAGGCCTGGTCACGCTTCTCAAATAAGCACCAAGAAGATATCATGGTCCATGGATGCCTTCTTCTCTGATCATCATCACACTTACCTTTGCCATCTTCAGAATACCCCATTATTGAAATCATGCATGCTTACTAGagaaactttaaattattagtgTTTTTAATGGTTGGAAATTCGTtaagataaatcaaacaaaatcttgtgaaaaaaggagaaaaaaaggACATATTTTGTTTAGTCCTGTGGACTTTTTAGGATTGGAGATTTtgaaataactttatttatttagaaattaatgATGGAGTAATAATTTTGAGGATGTTACTTGttagaattttttaataattttttttaaataatattaatatacaatgataaaataataatttttaatataaattattttagtattttagtacTAAAtagaatgaatgaatgataaaccaaaaaaatgaaattatgattaataatgtTGAGTTATTAAATAGCATAATTAGAATAAAACTCTATAATAATAACACATTACATATCTAGAGTTTGTTTAAtgattcttttaataaaattgtttgataagttaggttatcatttttaattagtttcactattaaaatatttttatatttaaaatttaatataaataaaataaatatattttaattaacaaaatgagttatttattaattttaattttaagggTGCGATAAACTAAAAtactgttttatttttataattttttatatttaaaaattaatataaataaaataaatattttttaattaataaaatgagttatttattaattataatgtgatataaagataaattattaaaagaattggtaaaattcaaaaataacttaattgaAAGGAGGCTCTAGAGCTTGTTcgattttgttattttaaaaaactcaaccctctcatcatatttttttcaaccattaaatcattcaattagtataaatatatatttttttatataatttagaaaagtAACTCGACCCTTATAATAATGAGTAATGAAACTCACttcaaacttttaaatattttaagggtgccataaactaaaatacattgttttatttttataaattttaagtacaataaatattataataatttaataaaataaattttaaataacttatatttttataaaataatattttttataaaaaaacagtaaaaattattaaataaccaacatcaaacaagttcatAGTCTCACCTCACAAGCCATCGTTTGGTTATTCAAGTAACAATTACTCAAAATCATCCTATTATTCTCTATCTTAATCACATCACTTATATTactcaaaatactaaaatactatttattttaaatttttatttttattttattattaataaactatttttaccaatatatatatatatatataaataaataaataaaattcttcaTATTCTCAAAATTACTGTCCATggttattttcaaaatcatcaagTTATTTGGATAACTCCAATATGAAATAACCATTTAGAGTTTGTTTgttattgagttatttgaaatataaaaaaataaaaatgatttaagatattaggttaattattgaaaatatttatttgtatttaaaatttatacaaaagtATGTAAgaaatttttgatattttgatccattaattaaaagactaaattacttaaatcatataaattgtgataaaaatatatatatatatttaaaaataatccaaTATCAATCAAATTTAGACACTAGCACATAAGTAGTTTAAGTTTAGGGTCATCCATGAGcaatatctttttatatatataacaccaACTCAAAAAGACTATTTCAACTGTATTAAGTTAGTTTGATATTAAATGATCTTAGTAATTAAAAATAGAgttcttaaataatatatagaaacTTTTGAAAACAAATCAAGATAAAATCATGAattgacttttaaaaaaaactaacataaaatcaagaatttaaGTTATTATAATCTAGCTCCtaatattttaaacaagttAGGTATGATAAACCCAATACAATTCATGTATGAGTGGATGCATGAGTActgtcatattttttatattaacacgATCTCACATTATCAGagtctttttataaattaaaaagattttattgaaaattttagtgtaatacttaattttatgtATCTGtaacaatacaatacaatataaaagtatatttttatttaattttatgaagttAACATAGCATTCTATAATTGTGACTTCTCAATTTTGTTTAGAAGTTTTTAGTggaaattaaatttgatatttttatcaaCAGGTTAAACAAACAATCTAAtgatgttaatatatttatttgatagaaATTATTTTCCTGCTTCAATAATGATGATAGTTATGTGGTGGAAATACTGAAAATTTTAATGGATCTATACAACAATACAATTATTGAGTCTTCCTTGTCTTTACCACTTCTCtcataaatcataaaaaaaaataaaaaaaaaaaaacaaaaaaaaaacatgctcttaaggccttgtttgttaATCGTTTTAATAATTAACAGAACCCTCTATAGAACAAAGGTTTTTAGTCTTTAGTGTATAACTAAAAGACAAAACCGACATAGAAGAATTATCCAAAGGAATCTTTCTGCtaccaataaataataatactgaaaataaaactcttttatacaataaataagttaatttttttatttatttattatcatatatttactAAATACACACACCACGTGTTTAGTATTTactaatataatcaatcatttaattaattacaataattatatgataaatataatttcaactcCAACCccttacaattatttttgtctAAGATCCACCCCCTAATATACTTTATAATAAAAGTGTCAAAggttttttttatagaagatagttaggatttaattaagattttattatatttagtaattaagataaaatttataaattatgtaatcCAAAcctagttaattttatttataatatcacaattaattaaaattaaactcccACCCATTAAGTacactaaaaaaaattcacctgccatatacataaaaaaaatataaataaaataaatataataaaagaataataatatttatttaatgtttaaatcttttaataaatcacgaataatatattaaaataaaaaataaaacgctcttattccacatttattacttcgataaaacaacttattttctcacatatcttatcacatatttttttcgaattaacctctgtgaccttacactttcactttggtcaatgaaatatttgattcatattttttaatatataactttgtgacctcacactttggttaatcaaatatttgattcatatttttttaatcactttcaattgatatcggtctattatccatcgacaaatcacatctcaatcacacttgattaaagagttataattgtttttgttaggttgcaagtttgaatcatacatataacatttttttatttttaaccgttttaagtttatgggcgagtcaatcAACAATCCGACCCATATATCCATTTacttttacatatatatccaaattaaccatatctctcgaaccccggcaatccagacactttaaaaattaagcatcattatatatatatagattaatttttaaaaaaaaattgaacttatagtattaaaatgtctcacgttcatctaattttgtgttaaatttaaaatatgaagttttattagcctagttgattgtttttattaggttaaaagttcgaaacatacctataacattttttattttatttttaatcattttaaattttaagtgttttttttaattatgaaaacaaaataatgcaatcatttttttataaattttagattttcaCAATtagttttcttaaattttatcttaatagCTTAAATTTTTACACAAACTTCAATGATGATGTAACTTAATTTGTGACAAAATTTCAACTATGAAGTATCGTTTGATTTTTGACTTGGGAAAAAGATGACATAATTGATTGATTAgtttaaatttcatatatatatttttttcaattttgtacttcataattttctttaattatgtCTTAACAAGTGAGTCTAATGAactagtaaatatttttttttcaatatattttttttcaagtcctaagttaataaatgaatttaaaactttttaatatttataaaaggtAAACAAATAGATAAATTTGAGGGTCAATATTGATATTTATCTGAATATATTAAAGGGTTGATTCTTTTGTATGATTTGTTAAAGAGTTTGAgtaaaaaaatgatgataataaaaattatgggtATAGAATGTGATAAAAACTTATAATAGAAGATGATGACAATTATTATGGAGTGTGAcataaactaatttaacaattgcAGGGGGCTGGtcattatatataacaatcaCCTCAACATTATATAACAATCATTGTAAGTATAAGCTATAAGAATTGCTACATTACAAAATTTCATGTGCATTATTATAACATCTATCAATTGAacaaatgaaatataatatatttgacatATGATTATTAGTATACATTGATTTATTCCAAATCATCTTGGCCCTGAAAGCCTCACTGCAGAAAGATAAGCTTCACTATTGTATTGATCCGATGGAGCCGACGTCCCAGAAGACGTTCCTCCGTCGCTCATAGACTTAAACATGCCCGAAAAAAGACGTGATCTCATTGGAGAAGCCACGGGCGGGTTGGGAACAGGGCAGAGCCCCTCTAGCATTTGCACCACTCGAGTCATAGATGGTCTAAGACTCATGTCATCTTGTATGCACCAAAGGGCAACTTTTATGGCCACCCCGACCCTCTCGTCCGACTCCTTAACCGCCATCCTTTCGTCGAATAAATCCCTTATTTTACCCTCTTCCATCATCTTGAACGCGTAAGACGGGAAATGTGACTTATCAGAAGTCTCCTTCGGGTCGTAATTTTTCCTCCCGCCAATGATTTCTAATAGAACCATTCCATAACTGTAAACGTCGCTCTTCTCTGATATGGCGTAGTTGGTTATCCACTCGGGAGCAAGGTAACCTCTCGTGCCCCTTAGAGTTGTAAAGACATGACTCTGTTCTCGGCTCATTAACTTAGCCAATCCGAAATCGGAAACCTTGGCATTGTAATTCTCGTCTAGAAGCACGTTTTCGGGCTTGATATCGCAGTGGACGATCTTCACATCACAATCCTCGTGTAAATACGCGAGCCCTTTCGCGGTTCGAAGTGCGATGTTAAACCTAGTGTCCCAATCCAATAAgaaattatcttctttgttCTTCTTGAAAATCCATTTGTCTAATGAACCATTCGCCATGAATTCGTAAGCAAGAAGCTTATGAGATCCTTCTGCACAAAAACCCTTTAGCTTCacaagatgaagatgatggatGCTGCCGATGATACTAACTTCAGCTCGAAACTCTTTCTTACCCTGACCGAGACCCTCAAGTTTCTTCACGGCTATACGGGTTCCATCAGGAAGAACGCCTTTGTAAACAGAACCGAACCCTCCTTGACCGAGCTTGATCGAGAAATTATCGGTCGCGGTTTGGAGTTCTGTATAGCTGAAACGTATCGGCATACCCGACAAACTGCCCAAGAAATTATCCTCATCGGAGCATTCCTTCGGAGATTCCGGGAATTTAGTCTTTTTCCAGAAACGACGATACCCAATGTAAACTAATCCGAGAATCACGAAAACGGTTGCGGCCACTATAATCACGACATAAGGGAAGTGTTTCGATCCGTTTCCGTTTCCgtttccatttccatttccGGTTCCTCCTCCTTGGCCTCTAACCTTAACGAACGAAACAAAACCGCCATTACTGCCGGTTTTCTTCCTCAAGCTTCCTACTATATCGAGCTGGAAACAATTCCCCGAGCTATTCTGAAAGAACAAGGCGGCGCAAGAGCAATTTGCCAGGCAAGATGATTTGCAACCGTCCAAACTCGTTTTTAAAACAGGGGAAATGAATCCAAGTGAGAAATAGTCGGTGGCATCCTTAACTTCCACAAGGTTTACGTTATTAATGTCCGAATCAGATTTCTGGCACGAAGAATCCATGGTCGATCGATCGCAATTCCACTGGCTCAGAGATTGCGGGCAACGACACATGTTCCCATCGGAGCAAACAAGATAAGCATCGCAGGATTCCGGCAAGCCACACGAATCTAATGGTATCTTAGTGTCGGAAACGCCCGCCCGTAGATTCGAGAACGAGATAGAACCGTCGTTACCCAAAACGGCAACCCACGTCCCATTTAGATCGCCACCGTTTTTAATAATGGGTAATTGCCATATCAAATCCCTGCTGTTCTGATTGTAGAAATTCCATGAACCCGCATCGATGGAGGCTAAATCGAATTGTTCCCCGCCGGCAGTGTTAATCGTCTTCCGACTGTCTTTGCTTAAAGACCAATAAGGTTGAGGGGTTTTGAAACCAGCGTATAACATCATATCACCGGATTTAAGCTCGAGATAATATGTCAAATTAGTGGAGCTTGGATTGCTTACAAGCCTCATTCCATCACTGAAATTCTGGTTTTGTAAAAGGCTATCAGTCGGATTGTTAAAACTCTGCCATACCACAACGTTATCAGTCCCAAGCAAAACTAGATTTCCTGAATCCCAAAGCTCCATGACTACAACTCCCTTTCCAGAAGTATCTGTGGACCAAACTGTTGTATTTCCGATCTGTAAACGAGCAATTCCGTTTTGATCGAAGTTGAATTCGTCAGAGTTTCCGACAAGGGAATCCCTATTAGCAGACCAGACCACCGTCTGAATATTACTACCCATATAAAGCACAACAAGCTGAAACATAGTGGGATTGTTTTTCTGATTGGAAAATCCAAATGCAAAATTGGAGGAATTTGAAAATAGGAACAAACCGTTATCAGCTATGGAACTCATTTGAGTTGCTATGAAACCTGGATTAACCCTGCCAATATTTCTAACGCCGGCCAAGCAAGTTTGAGGAAGGAGGAGATAGAAGCAGATGAATGAAATAACCCAATTACTTGCCATTTTTAATTCATATGAATCGATCAGACCCACCCAGAAtcgaaattaaagaaaatagatCGAATTTGGTGTTGGAAGACACAAATTACACAGATTGCTTAGAAAATAATTGGGTACCTCAAATTTAGCCGTAAAATCAAGATCCAGTGTGTGCCTTCAGAGAGGAAATTTCAAGAATCGTCCAacttctctctctcacacacacaaaTACATACAGAGAAACTCAAATCCATTCTGAGAAGATGACTACCTCCATCATCCTGCTGATGTcaaaaacacaaattttcaaaataaaaagcCATACTTGTAAAACATGTGTGTGTGttttgtgtgtgagagagaagtTGTAGCGGTGTGAGTGAGGGGCTGGCTGCCAGGCTGGCATTAATTTATGGAAGAACGTGAAAGAAGGGAGTCAATAATAGTGACGCAGCCAACTCTCAAaactcaattttaataataataataataataatgataattatataattttcataaaattttaatacaattaaCCAATGAGAATGTTTCTCGTTCCTTTCTTCtaacaaaagaagaagaaaagaaaatgatacTTATCCCGATAA is drawn from Impatiens glandulifera chromosome 3, dImpGla2.1, whole genome shotgun sequence and contains these coding sequences:
- the LOC124931124 gene encoding G-type lectin S-receptor-like serine/threonine-protein kinase SD2-5 — encoded protein: MASNWVISFICFYLLLPQTCLAGVRNIGRVNPGFIATQMSSIADNGLFLFSNSSNFAFGFSNQKNNPTMFQLVVLYMGSNIQTVVWSANRDSLVGNSDEFNFDQNGIARLQIGNTTVWSTDTSGKGVVVMELWDSGNLVLLGTDNVVVWQSFNNPTDSLLQNQNFSDGMRLVSNPSSTNLTYYLELKSGDMMLYAGFKTPQPYWSLSKDSRKTINTAGGEQFDLASIDAGSWNFYNQNSRDLIWQLPIIKNGGDLNGTWVAVLGNDGSISFSNLRAGVSDTKIPLDSCGLPESCDAYLVCSDGNMCRCPQSLSQWNCDRSTMDSSCQKSDSDINNVNLVEVKDATDYFSLGFISPVLKTSLDGCKSSCLANCSCAALFFQNSSGNCFQLDIVGSLRKKTGSNGGFVSFVKVRGQGGGTGNGNGNGNGNGSKHFPYVVIIVAATVFVILGLVYIGYRRFWKKTKFPESPKECSDEDNFLGSLSGMPIRFSYTELQTATDNFSIKLGQGGFGSVYKGVLPDGTRIAVKKLEGLGQGKKEFRAEVSIIGSIHHLHLVKLKGFCAEGSHKLLAYEFMANGSLDKWIFKKNKEDNFLLDWDTRFNIALRTAKGLAYLHEDCDVKIVHCDIKPENVLLDENYNAKVSDFGLAKLMSREQSHVFTTLRGTRGYLAPEWITNYAISEKSDVYSYGMVLLEIIGGRKNYDPKETSDKSHFPSYAFKMMEEGKIRDLFDERMAVKESDERVGVAIKVALWCIQDDMSLRPSMTRVVQMLEGLCPVPNPPVASPMRSRLFSGMFKSMSDGGTSSGTSAPSDQYNSEAYLSAVRLSGPR